Proteins co-encoded in one Aspergillus luchuensis IFO 4308 DNA, chromosome 6, nearly complete sequence genomic window:
- a CDS encoding alpha/beta fold hydrolase (COG:S;~EggNog:ENOG410PY6Y;~InterPro:IPR000073,IPR029058;~PFAM:PF12697,PF00561), which yields MSSGVLSRPGVSIYYEIRGSGPPLLIIPAAHGTHLTHEDLALRLSSQYTVIGFDRRGSLRSRFLSPPTREQQRTLLKDTVDDIVALIQHLSPDQPVLIYSISLGCMHALELLSTHPDLVREIIVHDPCIPCLLPKQSYEQVSAAFQSTVSIYKAHGPAAASETFVPVVTSDEDRALLRDSPTHKKLLALSILCFNFLFEYELPVLLGYQVPFPVLKVYREKITLIRGELSSTPLTTEPITTLGAELGLPVKMVAGGHLPSATHPEAFTEELSSILREAL from the coding sequence ATGTCCAGCGGAGTCCTTAGCCGACCTGGTGTATCCATCTACTACGAAATCCGCGGTTCCGGTCCACcgcttctcatcatcccagcGGCCCATGGAACGCACCTAACCCACGAAGACCTCGCCTTGCGGCTATCGTCCCAATATACTGTTATCGGCTTCGATCGGCGAGGCTCCCTCCGCAGTCGCTTCCTCTCTCCACCAACGCGAGAACAGCAACGAACCCTGCTGAAGGACACCGTCGACGACATAGTCGCTCTCATACAGCACCTCTCTCCTGACCAGCCCGTTCTCATCTACAGCATTTCACTTGGTTGCATGCATGCCCTTGAACTGCTCAGCACTCATCCAGACTTGGTCCGAGAGATAATTGTCCATGACCCGTGCATACCATGCCTCCTACCAAAGCAGAGCTATGAGCAGGTCTCTGCAGCATTTCAGTCGACCGTTTCGATATACAAAGCCCATGGTCCAGCTGCCGCCTCGGAGACATTTGTCCCGGTCGTAACGAGCGATGAAGACCGTGCGCTGCTTCGTGACTCGCCCACTCACAAGAAGCTCCTTGCGTTGTCAATTCTCtgtttcaacttcctcttcgaATATGAGTTACCTGTCCTGCTAGGATACCAAGTGCCCTTCCCTGTGTTGAAGGTCTATCGGGAAAAGATTACTCTCATTAGGGGTGAATTGTCCTCAACTCCGTTGACCACTGAACCGATCACCACCTTAGGTGCCGAGTTAGGCTTACCAGTAAAGATGGTAGCCGGTGGGCATCTGCCATCCGCTACTCATCCCGAGGCCTTCACAGAAGAGTTGTCGAGCATTCTGAGGGAAGCATTGTGA